The window TCAGGCATTCAATACGGTCACGGTCCGTGCCCGGGTGGATGGGCAGATTGTGAAAGTGGCCTTTACGGAAGGTCAAGAGGTTCATGCTGGCGACGTTCTTGTGCAAATAGATCCAGACCCTTACCGTACCGTATTGGATCAGGCGGTCGCCAAGAAGGGGCAGGATGAAGCCCTGCTCGGAAACGCAAAGGCAGACCTGAAACGCTATGGTGATTTGCTGGCGAACGAGGGGGTTACGCAACAAGTCTTCGACACGCAGAAAGCACAGGTAAATCAGTTGGAGGCGGCGGTGAAAGCGGACCAAGCCACCATTGAGAGCGCAAAAGTCCAGCTTGCCTATACCACCATTGTCTCTCCCATTGATGGGCGCATCGGCATGCGCTTGGTGGATCAGGGCAACATGGTTCGCGCCAGCGACGCGACTGGTCTGGTGGTAATCACCCAGTTGAAACCAATCTCCGTCGTCTTCACATTGCCCGAACAAACGCTGGGGAAAATTCAAAAACAAGCATCCTTGGCCGCTGATCTCACGGTTTTCGCGATTGGGCGGGATAACGTCAATGTGCTGGGCGAAGGTAAACTCACCGTCATTGACAACCAGATAGATACCACCACCGGCACTATCAAGCTGAAAGCCACTTTCCCGAATACCGATTTGCGTCTCTGGCCGGGGCAGTTCGTCAACGCGCGGCTGTTAGTGAACGTTCGCAAAGGCAGTGCCGTGGTGCCGGCGTCCGTGGTGCAGCGCGGGCCGGAAGGCGCCTTTGCATTTGTGATCAAGGAAGATCAGACGGTGGAAATTCGGCCGATCAAAGTCGCCCAGATTGAACAGGGGGAAGCGTTGATCGAGGATGGCCTTCATTCCGGAGAACGCGTGGTGGTGGACGGTCAGTACAAGTTGCAGAAAGGGTCCAAGGTCAAAACGGCCGACGCATCCGGCTCTGGTCAGGGGGGTGAGCGTGGAGGTCGCCGGCCCAAGTCTGCGGGTGCGAGCGATGATGGCGGTACTCGTGGAACCAAGAAAGCCAAGCCGTGAACATCTCCGAGCCATTCATTCATCGCCCGATTGCCACCTCGCTCTTGATGGCAGGCATCCTCTTGATGGGGGCGCTGGGCTATACGCTACTGCCGATCTCATCGCTGCCGCCGGTGGATTTCCCGACCATTCAAGTCACCGCACAGTATCCTGGGGCGAGTCCCGAGGTGATGGCGTCGTCTGTCACCACACCGTTGGAGCGGCAATTCGGCCAGATCAGCGGGCTGGCGCTGATGACGTCGGTGAGTTCCTTTGGCAACGCCAGTATCACGCTGCAATTCGTGCTCGACCGTGATATTGATGCGGCGGCACAAGACGTTCAGGCGGCCATGAATGCCGCTAACGGGGTGCTGCCGAAAATGCCCAATCCGCCGACCTATAGCAAAGTGAATCCGGCAGATACGCCTATCCTTACGCTTCAAATCAGTTCGGACTCCCTCCCGCTGGAAAAGGTCAACGACTTGGCGGATACGCTGATTGCCCAGAAGCTCAGTGAAGTGACTGGGGTCGGGCTTGTCACCATCGAAGGCAACCAGAAGCCTGCGGTACGGGTTCGCATTAATCCCCTGGCTATAACCGCGCAAGGACTCAGTCTTGAAGACGTGCGGGCCGCGTTGGTGCAAAACAACGTCAATGCCCCCAAGGGTAGCTTCGATGGAAAACGTCAGTCGTACTCCATCAACGCCAACGATCAGATTTTTTCTGCCACAGAATTTCGCGATGTCATCATCGCCTATAAAAAAGGTTCTCCGGTGCGTCTGCGGGATATTGGCGATGTGATTGACAATGTCGAGAATGTGCGTCTGGCGGGCTGGGTGGACCGCAAACCGGCGGTGATCCTGGATATTCAGCGCCAGCCCGGGGCGAACATCATTGAAACTGCCAACCGGGTAAAGGCATTGTTGCCGAAGTTGCGCTTGTCCATTCCCCCGTCGGTGACGATCTCCATTCTCACTGACCGCACGGAAACGATTCGTGCCTCTGTGGCTGACGTGCAGTTTACGCTAGTATTGGCAGTTTTACTGGTGGTTATGGTGATCTTCGTGTTCCTGCGAAAATTCTGGGCGACCGTTATCCCCAGCGTGGCCCTGCCGCTGACCATTGTGGGCACGTTTGGCATCATGCATTTGGTTGGGTTCAGTCTGGATAACCTATCGCTCATGGCACTGACGATTTCCACGGGGTTTGTGGTGGATGACGCCATCGTGATGATTGAAAATATTGTACGCTATATTGAAGCGGGAGAGCGTCCGATGGCAGCGGCACTAAAGGGCGCGAAGCAGATCGGGTTCACCATTATTTCGTTGAGTTTTTCGCTGATCGCAGTGTTCATTCCGCTGATTTTCATGACCGGTATTGTGGGGCGGCTGTTCCGGGAATTTGCGATCACCTTAAGCGCGGCAGTAGTGGTTTCGGCCATCGTATCGCTGACGTTGACGCCAATGATGTGCGCGCGACTGCTGACGGTGGATGATAAGTCGAAGCACGGACGCTTGTATCTGGCCACCGACCGGATGTTCCAAGGACTGCTTGACGCGTATGATCGCAGCCTGCAATGGGTGCTAAGACATCAGGCACTCACGTTGACCGTGGCCATTGCCACGATGGTGGCCACCGTGTGGCTTTATGTCATCATTCCCAAGAGTCTGTTGCCACAGCAGGACACGGGGTTGATCATCGGCGTTACAGATTCAGCGCAGTCCATTTCGTTCAAATCCATGGTCGAACGACAACGCACCATTGCAGAAATCGTGCGTCAGGATCCGGACGTGCTAAGCGTGGCATCGTTTGTTGGCGCTGGCACCGTGAATGCGACCGTAAATTCGGGCCGATTATACATCAATCTCAAGCCGCGCGATCGCCGCAAAGCCAGTGCGGATGAGATCATTGGCCGGTTGCGCGCGGCAACGGAACCGGTGGAGGGCATTTCCTTGTTTATGCAGGCGGCGCAAGATGTGCAGATTGACAGCCGTGTCAGCCGCACTCAATTTCAATATACGCTGCAAGATGCAGATGTGGTCGAACTCTCTAATTGGGCACCGAAACTGTTGGCCGCGCTGCGGAACAAGCCTGAATTGGTGGATGTCGCCACGGATCAACAATCGGGGGGCCTTCAGGTCAAAGTGGAAGTGGACCGCGAGAAAGCGTCACGTTTTAACGTCCTTACGCAAGCTATTGATGACACCCTCTATGACGCCTTCGGGCAACGCCAGGTCTCGACCATCTTCACACAACTCAACCAATACCGGGTCATCCTTGAAGTGGACCCCCAATATCAACTTTCTCCGGAGTCTTTGAGTAAAATCTACGTCAAGTCTGCGACCGGGCAGATGGTGCCTTTGAGCGCCTTTGCGACCGTGAGCATTGCCACTGCGCCGCTAACCATCGTTCATCAGGGGCAGTTCCCGGCGGTGACGCTGTCCTTTAATCTCGATTCGGCCAGTTCACTCGGTGAGGCCGTGAAGGCCATTCAGGCTGCGGAAAAGGAAATCGGTCTGCCGGAGACGGTGGTGGCCACGTTTAGCGGTAGCGCCGCCGAGTTTCGCTCATCCCTGGAAAGTGAACCGTTCCTGATCCTTGCCGCCATTATCGTGATCTACATTGTATTGGGGGTGCTTTATGAGAGCTATGTGCATCCCATCACAATTCTATCGAGCCTGCCGTCGGCCGGCGTGGGTGCGCTCCTGGCACTGATGGTGACGGGCCAGAGTCTTTCGCTCGTTGCGCTCATTGGCATCATTCTACTGATTGGCATTGTGCAAAAAAATGCGATCATGATGATTGATTTTGCGCTGGATGCCGAGCGCACGGAAGGATTGCCGCCGGCGAAATCCATTTACCAAGCGTGTCTGCTGCGGTTCCGGCCAATCATGATGACCACCATGGCGGCGCTGCTCGGCGCGTTGCCCTTGGCGTTGCAGGAAGGCACTGGTTCCGAACTGCGCCGTCCGCTCGGCATTGCCATCGTGGGCGGCCTGTTGCTTTCGCAACTCATCACGCTCTACACCACGCCGGTCGTTTATCTCTATCTGGATCGGTTGGGGCGCTGGGCTCGGGGTGGACGCGCGGTTACGCGGGTGGAAGAAACCGAAGGAATGGCTACCGCGCCGGCTTTCACCGGGCCAAACCCGCCTGTCCAATTATGAATTCAAACTTGGGAATTTTGTTTGCGCTTTCTCCGAAATTCGTAATTCGGATCTCGGCTTTCTTTCGGCGTTCGTGGTTCGGAGTTCGGACTTCTTTTGGACGCTCATGAATATTTCCGCGCCATTTATTCGCCGCCCGGCTGGCACCTCGCTGCTGGCCATCGGTCTGTTTTTGCTTGGTATCGTGGCCTATCATTTCATGCCGGTGGCGGCCATTCCCCGCGTGGATTATCCGATGATCAGTGTTTCAGCCTCGTTACCGGGCGCGGATCCGGCCACCGTGGCGTCGTCGCTGGCGGCACCATTGGAGCGTCGCCTTGCCCAGATCGCCGGGGTTTCTGAAATCACTTCGGTCAGTACTTTGGGCGGTTGTTCCATCACCATTCAGTTCGATTTAAATCGCAAAGTGGATGGCGCGGCACGCGACGTACAGGCTGCCATTAACGCCGCAGCGGCGGATTTGCCGATTAACCTGCCCAGCCCGCCGACCTACCGGAAAGTCAACCCGGCCGATGCCCCCATCATGATTCTGGCGATGCGGTCGGAGACGCTGCCGCCCACCCAGGTGTTTGAGTACGCTGATACCATCATTGGCCAGCGATTGAGTCAGGTGGAAGGTGTCAGTCAGGCCAACATCAGCGGCGCGGACAAATCAGCCGTGCGCGTTCAGGTCAATCCCGGCGCGATCGCCTCGGCTGGGCTCAGCTTGGAGGATGTTCGCACCCTCCTCAGTCAGGTGAATGTGGATTTGCCCAAAGGCAGTTTTGATGGGGAATATCACTCCTATACACTGGTCAGTAATGATCAAATTCAAGATGCCAAGGACTATCATAATCTCATTCTTACGCAGCAGCGTGGTGTTCCCATCAAGTTGAACGCACTGGGCCAGGCTGTCGAGAGCGTCGAGAACTCCCGGGTTGCGGGTTGGGCGGGCACGAACCGGTCGGTGTTGGTGATCGTTTTCAAGCAGGCGGGGGCCAACGTGATTGAAACGGTGGACCGGATTCGCGCGATTCTGCCACAACTCGAAAAATGGATTCCTCCGTCCGTGAAAATTACCGAACTGAGCGACCGGACAACGACGATCCGCGCCTCCGTTCATGACGTGCAACTCTCGCTCCAGCTCAGCATCGCGCTGGTGGTGATGGTCATTTTCCTTTTCTTGCGGCGGTTCTGGCCGACGTTTATTGCCAGCATCACGGTACCATTGGCGCTGGCCGGTACGTTCGCCTTCATGTACCTGTGCCATTTCAGCATTGATAATCTCTCGCTCATGGCGGTCACCATTTCCGTTGGTTTTGTGGTGGATGACGCCATCGTGGTCATCGAGAATATTCATCGTTTTATTGAACTCGGCGATACGCCGAGGCAAGCGGCATTTAAAGGGGCTAAACAGATCGGGTTCACGGTCATCTCCATGAGTACTTCGCTCATCGCCGTGTTCATCCCGCTGCTGTTTATGGGGGGATTGATCGGGCGCTTATTTCACGAGTTCGCCGTGACGGTGAGCTTGGCTATTCTGGTATCCGGCGTCATTTCATTGACGCTCACACCAATGCTCTGCTCCCGCTTCCTGAAAGCGGAGGCTTCCTATAAGAAACCGGGCTTTTTCAACCGTGCCTGCGAAAGTAGTTTTAACTGGTTGCTTGGACATTACGAAACCGGATTGAAATGGGTGCTGCGTCATCCCGGGTTCATGATGATGATTGCCTTGGGCACATTGGTTGCCACCATCTGGCTTTACCAGGCGGTTCCCAAAGGATTCTTTCCGCAACAGGATACCGGCATCCTGATGGGGGCCTCTGACGCGGCTCAGGATATCTCCTTTCCCGCGATGGCGGAGCTTCAGCAAAAGGTGGCGCGAATCGTTCTGAACGATCCGGCGGTGGCCACAGTTGGATCTTTCCTAGGTTCGGGTGGCGGCGGCAGTTCCACGGTCAACAACGGCCGCATGTTCATTACTTTAAAACCGCTGGCCGAACGCAAAGTGAGCGCGGATCAGGTGATCGCCCGCCTGCGCCGAAAGCTGGGCGAGGTCATTGGCATGAACCTGTTTCTCCAGGCGTCACAGGATATCCGTGTCGGTGGGCGGATGGGCCGGGCGCAATTCCAATACGCGCTGCAATCCGGCAATCTGGATGAACTCAATCTCTGGTCCACGCGGCTGACGGAACAACTTCGCCGTTCACCGGAACTGCGGGATGTCAACAGCGATCAGCAGACGCGTGGCTTGCAAACCACGATTGTCATTGATCGCGCTGCCGCCTCGCGTCTCGGCGTTTCACCCATCGCGATAGACAATACGCTCTATGATGCGTTTGGCCAGCGCCAGGTCTCCACGATGTATCAGCAATACAACCAGCATCATGTCATTCTCGAAGTGGAGCCGGGGTATTTGCAGGACCCCTCCGCGCTCAGCAAAATTTATGTCCGTTCCACGAACGGAGTGCAGGTGCCGTTGATGACGGTGGCGAAGTTTAAAACGGAGAACACGTTTCTCTCGGTGAATCACCAAGGCCAGTTCCCGGCGGTTACGATTTCGTTCAACCTGGCTACGGGAGTCGCGCTTGGGCAGGCCACTGAAGTCATTGAAAAGGCGGTTCGGGACCTTCAGATGCCTTCCAGCGTGCAGGGCAGTTTTCAAGGCACGGCGCAAATGTTTCGCGCCTCCATGACCAACATGCCGCTGCTGATCGCCGCAGCGCTGATCGCGGTTTATGTGGTGCTCGGCATGCTCTACGAGAGCCTGATTCATCCGCTTACCATCATCTCCACGCTACCCTCTGCCGGTGTTGGCGCCTTGCTTGCCCTCATGATTGGCGGGTTTGACCTGTCCTTGATTTCCTTCATCGGCATCATACTCCTGATGGGCATCGTGAAGAAAAACGCCATCATGATGATTGACTTCGCGCTCGAAGCGGAGCGCCACGAAGGGCTCAGTCCGCGGGATGCCATCTATAAAGCGTGTGTGATCCGGTTCCGGCCAATCATGATGACCACGATGGCTGCGTTATTCGGCGCGATTCCGCTGGCGATTGGTATCGGCACAGGTTCCGAGTTGCGCCAACCGCTTGGCATAGCGGTGGTCGGCGGTTTGGTGCTCTCGCAGACCCTCACGCTTTACACGACGCCGGTGATTTACCTGGCATTCGAGAGCCTGGGACAGCGCTTTAAAGCGTGGCGTCGCGGGCGCAAACTTCAACTCGCACCCGCCTGATGAAATTTGAGGAAACTTGGCCTATGAAAATCAAACGAACACTATTTCTCAGCAGCGCCTGCGCTGTCGTCCTGTTGGCTGGCTGTGCCGTGGGGCCGAATTATCAGCGGCCATCGGCACTCGGCACGAACGCAATACCTGCGACTTTTACTGGAACCACCAATCATTTGGGTGAGTGGAAAACGGCGGAACCCTCCGCGCACCTGCCGCGGGGTGCATGGTGGGAAATTTTCGGTGACGCGGAATTGAACCGCCTTGAAACACTGGCGACCGCCGGCAATCAGGAGTTGGTTGCCGCGCTCGCGCATATTGAGCAGGCGCGCGCCCTGGTCAGCGTGACGCGTGCGGATATCTTTCCTCAACTTTCAGTTGTCCCCAGCGCCAATCGCCAGCGTACCAGCGAGAAAATGCTCACCGGCAAGAGTTCCATGTACAACACGTTTACGGCTCCGCTCGAAGCGAGTTGGGAACCCGACCTTTGGGGCCGCGTCCGCCATGGGGTGCAAGGCGCGCGCGCCCGCCTGACCGCCGCTGCGGATGATTTGGAGTCTGCCAACCTCGCGATTCAGGCGGAAGTCGCCCTCAATTACTTTACGCTGCGGTCGCTTGAAGAGACCCGCAGCTTGTACGAGGAAACCATTAAATCCTATCAGCGCTCCCTCGACCTGACGCAGAATCGGCATACGAACGGCATCGCCACCGATTTCGATGTGTCGCTGGCTGAAACCCAGCTTAAATCCACCGAGGCGCAATTACCGGCGGTGGATCTGCAAAGCGCCAACCTCCGGCACGCGCTGGCGACGCTCTGCGGGCAGCCAGCCATGAGCTTCATCATTAACGAGGCGAAGACCAATTTGGTCGCGGCTCCCGGCGTCCCGCTTTCGTTGCCCAGCGAGTTACTGGAACGCCGCCCGGACATCGCCGCCGCCGAACGCCGGATGGCTGCGGCCAACGCCGACGTTGGCGTGGCCGCCACGGCCTTCTATCCGCGGGTCATCTTCAGTGGGCTCGCTGGTTTTCAATCCATTGACGCGGGCATGGTTTTCACCTGGCCGAGTCGTGTTTGGTCGGTGGGGCCTTCATTGCAGCTACCGCTCTTCACCGGCGGACGCAATCGCGCCCAACTCGCCTCTGTGCGGGCTGGCTATGATGCCATCGTCGCCAATTATCGGCAGACCGTTTTGAATGCCTTCCAGGAAGTCGAGGATCAACTTGCCGCCCAACGCCTGCTGGCCAGGCAATTTGACGCTGAAAATGCCGCGCTCAAGTCTGCCCGCCGCACCCTCGAAATTTCTCTCTTGCGTTACAAGGGTGGCTTGCTCACCTACTTGGATGTCGCCACCGCCCAAAATGCCGCGTTGGCCCACGAACAGACCGTTGTGCAACTCAGTGCCCGTCGTCTGGTCGCCAGTGTGACGCTCATTAAGGCGCTGGGCGCTGGGTGGAGCGTGGATGACGGTGGTGGTGGAACACGGGGACAGCAGAATAAGACGTCAACAAAGATACCCTAAAAAGTTGGCCGGTGAGTCCCGCTTCGGCTTCAACCGGTGAAAGAATATATATTCCTGGGCATTATTCGTAGGTATCATAGTCCCCTATTCTATCCGTTTGGAGATATGATAAAAGCCCGCGTCGCTCCCAGCAAGGCGATGGAGACGGGTTTCGGCTGATTCGTCCAACAATTTAGCGATGGTACGCAACAGTGTCGGAATATCCATCGGTTTCTCCAGTAAAACGCCAGCGCCGGAACCGACGGCTGTGAATAATTGATTCGGGCGCGCAGTCGCAATAATGATGGGAAACAGCGATAACTTGAACCACGCCGCATTGACCCCAAACCGCTGGCTCGGTACATGCCCCCCGGCCAGCTCATTCTTCACCTCATCATGCGTGTGTTCCACCGTCCCCGCCTTCTCCCGATGCCAAGCTAACAATCGGCCCCCCTTGATCGCCTGATTGGTCACCACCGCATGAAAATGCCGGTCGGTGCCGTCGGCAAACAACAGCCCTTGCGCTTTGCGCAATCGCAGCCCCACATACCGCAGCGGCTGGCGGTCCTTATGCTCCACTTTTTCCCCCGGCACAAAGTCCACTTCCGCCCACTGTCGTAACGTGCCGTCCGCCTCGCTTCCGAAGGTTTGCCAATCGCCTTCCGCCACCTTCCGCAGCGCCGCCGCCAGGGGCTCGCTCAGCACCGCACTGACCGCAAAGCCAATCCGGCCGCCCGGTTCCGTTTGCCGATCCGCATGGTTCAACCACGCCAGCAACCCGTGCTCATGACAGGCCGAATCCCCACGGAAATACCGTTGGCTCACCGTTGCTGGCAACGCGGCAAACGCCAGTTGCGCGCACGTCAGGGGCTCCTGCTGCGCCGGCACATTGCTGTCCCGCAACTCGTCTGCCAACACCAAATCGGCTTCCGCCCACACCGCCACCATGGGCTGATAGCCTTGGCCGCCCTCGTAGTGGGCATAGGCCGCCGTCTTGTGACTTTCAATGATCGTCGCGTCCTGATCCACCGTGGCGATCCGTTGCGCCTGCCCTTGCTGCGCATAGCGTTTAGCCACGTTCCACACCAAGCCCCGTTGCACTTCCTGTAAGGCTTGGATTGGCGCACTGGACGGAAATATGAAACTCTTTTGCACCGCCCGCGCGGGCTGCATGGTTTCCAATTTCTCGTCGTGGAAGCGTTCGAGAAACTCCCGCACCGCCGTGGCCTTGGGCAGCGCGTAGCCCAGACCGTGCGCCAGGCAATCGTCCCCAACCAAAAGGCGCAGGTCATCGGGGCATTCCCCGCCCACTGCCTGAAGCAGGTGGATCGTTTCCACCAACTGGGCTTCAGCAAAGCCGCGCTGGCGTTGGCGCAACGGGAGATTGGCGGCGATGAGTTGCGGCAGCCTCAGGGACCGGAACGCGCGGGAGACACTCAACAGTCCGGCATGGGCGCTGGTCGCCTCGTGCAAGAGGGGCGTCCAGGACAAAGGGCGTCTTGTGTAACAGTGGCAAACGTGCGGCCATGGCTATACATATAGAATATCTATATATATAATTCAACTTAAAAATAAACAAATATAGGTCCCAGCGAACCCAAATTGAAAGATCAGTAAATTAGGCGTGGATTAGGGCAGGTATCGGGAATGTCCCCGCTTTTGTCACCTGACGGCTTGGCCGCAAGGCAAGGGCCAAGGCGTTCAACCTGCCCCTGCCATAAAAAATGCGAGGCCCAAGGCCTCGCGGTTGCGGGAATTAACCGCCTCGCGGCCAGTCCGGCGGGAGTGCAATGGCGAAAAAAACAAATTCTTATCAGTTTTTGAGTTCCGCCATCGCTTCAGCCAAGCCCTTCCCGATGCCACCGAGGATCTTTGCCGAGCCGAGATAGTGAAATTCAAGGTTGGAGATGCCTTTCTCCAGCACCTGTCGTTCCCGCTCCGTGAGGCCCGCCAGGCGGAGTTTCTCCAACGCCGCCTTTTCATCAGCGGGTTTCAATTTGCCTGCGGTCGCGAGTTTCTTCGCCCGCTGTTTAATTTCATTCTCCCTCGCTTTCGCGGCGGTTAACTCAAGGTCCCAATACTTCTCGGTTCGAACGGCCACGACATTGCCTTTGAACTCCGGCAACTGAGCTGGTGCCGCCATCGCATCGCGGAAGTTCTGGTGCGTCGCCTTGTAGCGCTGCTGGTCGGGACCATATTCCGCCGTCGGCCCGCCCACGCCGAGCACACCGATGACGAAAGGCAGCTTCGGCGCGTTCAAATCCTTGCGCACATCGCGGATGAAGTGAGCCATCGCCGTGCTGTAGGCGTCGTAGCCGCCGGGTTTGTCGCGATTCGGATAGGTACCGGAATCCACCAGGTCGTTCCAACCTTGGAACCACACAAAGCCGGCCAGCTCGTAACCCTGCGCGGCATCGTAGCCGGGCACCACGCGCTTGATGTCCGCGAGCACCTTCTTCACATGCTCGACCATTAAGCGGTAGTTCACGCCCGTTTCCTTTTCCTTCGCGGCTTTGATGGCTGCGAGGTCCTTGCCCTGTTTTTTGAAAGTGGCGAGCTGCGTTTCATTAAACACATACGGTCCGGCGCTCGGCGGGCGGAAGTCGGTATTCAGGCTTTTGCCGCCCCATGCGGTCTTGATGAGCAGAATGGGTGCGTCCGTGAACTTCTGCATGTAGAGACCAAAGGTGAACTCAGGCCCGATTTTCGGCCCGTTCTGGCTGGCACCAAAGCCGGCGGTCAACTTGCCCGTCTGCTCCGTGTCGGCGGAGCCAAGCGAGGAAATCCATACGCGCTCGCAGACCTTCGGCTTCCCATCCGCGCCCAGCATCTCGGCCAGCATCGGTTTGGTGGCCGGGTCCATGCCGATGTGCTCGAAGGTGCTGACTTTGGCATGGCCCTGCATATTGGACTGCCCGGCGAGGATGAAGACTTTCAGGGGCTTCGCTTGAAGCTGAGTCGCAAGAAGGAGTGAGGTGAGCGAGAGAAAAAAACGAGTGGGGGGGATGCGCATAGGTTTCATGGTTTAGTTCCGGCGTCGTGCTCCCATACCGATTTCAGGGTGTTCACCGTCAACGATGTGAGCCGCACGTCGTCGCCTTTGGCGAACACCGCCACCGTACGCTCCTCCTCCTTGGGAAGAATGGCCATCGGCATATAGACACGTCCGTCGTTAGCAAAGATCTCGAGCGAGACGCGGTCGAGCAAGAGTCGCAGCTTAATCGTGCCGTTG of the Verrucomicrobiota bacterium genome contains:
- a CDS encoding efflux transporter outer membrane subunit encodes the protein MKIKRTLFLSSACAVVLLAGCAVGPNYQRPSALGTNAIPATFTGTTNHLGEWKTAEPSAHLPRGAWWEIFGDAELNRLETLATAGNQELVAALAHIEQARALVSVTRADIFPQLSVVPSANRQRTSEKMLTGKSSMYNTFTAPLEASWEPDLWGRVRHGVQGARARLTAAADDLESANLAIQAEVALNYFTLRSLEETRSLYEETIKSYQRSLDLTQNRHTNGIATDFDVSLAETQLKSTEAQLPAVDLQSANLRHALATLCGQPAMSFIINEAKTNLVAAPGVPLSLPSELLERRPDIAAAERRMAAANADVGVAATAFYPRVIFSGLAGFQSIDAGMVFTWPSRVWSVGPSLQLPLFTGGRNRAQLASVRAGYDAIVANYRQTVLNAFQEVEDQLAAQRLLARQFDAENAALKSARRTLEISLLRYKGGLLTYLDVATAQNAALAHEQTVVQLSARRLVASVTLIKALGAGWSVDDGGGGTRGQQNKTSTKIP
- a CDS encoding transposase; translation: MSWTPLLHEATSAHAGLLSVSRAFRSLRLPQLIAANLPLRQRQRGFAEAQLVETIHLLQAVGGECPDDLRLLVGDDCLAHGLGYALPKATAVREFLERFHDEKLETMQPARAVQKSFIFPSSAPIQALQEVQRGLVWNVAKRYAQQGQAQRIATVDQDATIIESHKTAAYAHYEGGQGYQPMVAVWAEADLVLADELRDSNVPAQQEPLTCAQLAFAALPATVSQRYFRGDSACHEHGLLAWLNHADRQTEPGGRIGFAVSAVLSEPLAAALRKVAEGDWQTFGSEADGTLRQWAEVDFVPGEKVEHKDRQPLRYVGLRLRKAQGLLFADGTDRHFHAVVTNQAIKGGRLLAWHREKAGTVEHTHDEVKNELAGGHVPSQRFGVNAAWFKLSLFPIIIATARPNQLFTAVGSGAGVLLEKPMDIPTLLRTIAKLLDESAETRLHRLAGSDAGFYHISKRIE
- a CDS encoding multidrug efflux RND transporter permease subunit, with amino-acid sequence MNISEPFIHRPIATSLLMAGILLMGALGYTLLPISSLPPVDFPTIQVTAQYPGASPEVMASSVTTPLERQFGQISGLALMTSVSSFGNASITLQFVLDRDIDAAAQDVQAAMNAANGVLPKMPNPPTYSKVNPADTPILTLQISSDSLPLEKVNDLADTLIAQKLSEVTGVGLVTIEGNQKPAVRVRINPLAITAQGLSLEDVRAALVQNNVNAPKGSFDGKRQSYSINANDQIFSATEFRDVIIAYKKGSPVRLRDIGDVIDNVENVRLAGWVDRKPAVILDIQRQPGANIIETANRVKALLPKLRLSIPPSVTISILTDRTETIRASVADVQFTLVLAVLLVVMVIFVFLRKFWATVIPSVALPLTIVGTFGIMHLVGFSLDNLSLMALTISTGFVVDDAIVMIENIVRYIEAGERPMAAALKGAKQIGFTIISLSFSLIAVFIPLIFMTGIVGRLFREFAITLSAAVVVSAIVSLTLTPMMCARLLTVDDKSKHGRLYLATDRMFQGLLDAYDRSLQWVLRHQALTLTVAIATMVATVWLYVIIPKSLLPQQDTGLIIGVTDSAQSISFKSMVERQRTIAEIVRQDPDVLSVASFVGAGTVNATVNSGRLYINLKPRDRRKASADEIIGRLRAATEPVEGISLFMQAAQDVQIDSRVSRTQFQYTLQDADVVELSNWAPKLLAALRNKPELVDVATDQQSGGLQVKVEVDREKASRFNVLTQAIDDTLYDAFGQRQVSTIFTQLNQYRVILEVDPQYQLSPESLSKIYVKSATGQMVPLSAFATVSIATAPLTIVHQGQFPAVTLSFNLDSASSLGEAVKAIQAAEKEIGLPETVVATFSGSAAEFRSSLESEPFLILAAIIVIYIVLGVLYESYVHPITILSSLPSAGVGALLALMVTGQSLSLVALIGIILLIGIVQKNAIMMIDFALDAERTEGLPPAKSIYQACLLRFRPIMMTTMAALLGALPLALQEGTGSELRRPLGIAIVGGLLLSQLITLYTTPVVYLYLDRLGRWARGGRAVTRVEETEGMATAPAFTGPNPPVQL
- a CDS encoding efflux RND transporter permease subunit; the protein is MNISAPFIRRPAGTSLLAIGLFLLGIVAYHFMPVAAIPRVDYPMISVSASLPGADPATVASSLAAPLERRLAQIAGVSEITSVSTLGGCSITIQFDLNRKVDGAARDVQAAINAAAADLPINLPSPPTYRKVNPADAPIMILAMRSETLPPTQVFEYADTIIGQRLSQVEGVSQANISGADKSAVRVQVNPGAIASAGLSLEDVRTLLSQVNVDLPKGSFDGEYHSYTLVSNDQIQDAKDYHNLILTQQRGVPIKLNALGQAVESVENSRVAGWAGTNRSVLVIVFKQAGANVIETVDRIRAILPQLEKWIPPSVKITELSDRTTTIRASVHDVQLSLQLSIALVVMVIFLFLRRFWPTFIASITVPLALAGTFAFMYLCHFSIDNLSLMAVTISVGFVVDDAIVVIENIHRFIELGDTPRQAAFKGAKQIGFTVISMSTSLIAVFIPLLFMGGLIGRLFHEFAVTVSLAILVSGVISLTLTPMLCSRFLKAEASYKKPGFFNRACESSFNWLLGHYETGLKWVLRHPGFMMMIALGTLVATIWLYQAVPKGFFPQQDTGILMGASDAAQDISFPAMAELQQKVARIVLNDPAVATVGSFLGSGGGGSSTVNNGRMFITLKPLAERKVSADQVIARLRRKLGEVIGMNLFLQASQDIRVGGRMGRAQFQYALQSGNLDELNLWSTRLTEQLRRSPELRDVNSDQQTRGLQTTIVIDRAAASRLGVSPIAIDNTLYDAFGQRQVSTMYQQYNQHHVILEVEPGYLQDPSALSKIYVRSTNGVQVPLMTVAKFKTENTFLSVNHQGQFPAVTISFNLATGVALGQATEVIEKAVRDLQMPSSVQGSFQGTAQMFRASMTNMPLLIAAALIAVYVVLGMLYESLIHPLTIISTLPSAGVGALLALMIGGFDLSLISFIGIILLMGIVKKNAIMMIDFALEAERHEGLSPRDAIYKACVIRFRPIMMTTMAALFGAIPLAIGIGTGSELRQPLGIAVVGGLVLSQTLTLYTTPVIYLAFESLGQRFKAWRRGRKLQLAPA
- a CDS encoding efflux RND transporter periplasmic adaptor subunit, translated to MNSKIPSANGGEAAPVHNSSVTKWVVILMVGALIAAAAYWWSTHNAPAEKKPSGFARGEMPPVPVVAGVVAEKDVPIYLEGLGTVQAFNTVTVRARVDGQIVKVAFTEGQEVHAGDVLVQIDPDPYRTVLDQAVAKKGQDEALLGNAKADLKRYGDLLANEGVTQQVFDTQKAQVNQLEAAVKADQATIESAKVQLAYTTIVSPIDGRIGMRLVDQGNMVRASDATGLVVITQLKPISVVFTLPEQTLGKIQKQASLAADLTVFAIGRDNVNVLGEGKLTVIDNQIDTTTGTIKLKATFPNTDLRLWPGQFVNARLLVNVRKGSAVVPASVVQRGPEGAFAFVIKEDQTVEIRPIKVAQIEQGEALIEDGLHSGERVVVDGQYKLQKGSKVKTADASGSGQGGERGGRRPKSAGASDDGGTRGTKKAKP